tatatatatatatatatatatatagtatagtatatatatgtgtgtgtgtgtgtgcgtgtgtgtgaaataCGCCTTATATAATTACTATTGATTATATTTGTAGTAATGTTAACATTCAatttcagaaaattattttttgcaaatGAATTTAGCTGTACATAATTGTAAAGATGAAATAGCCgtgcaatgagacttgcaatgttttattattattattattattattattattattattattattattattattattatattattattattattattattattattattattattaaacgttgACCTCGGGAGCCCTCAAGTAGTGGGGAATGAAAGTGATGATTTGTCCTTTTCGAAATCCGttgtattgatttatattttgccCCGGACTATTTTTGGCATTTTGTAATCTGTCATTTTAGCGTAATGAAACCGggttaaatatttcatttgtaaAATTCTCGTTGCATACTTCACTTAATGGATGGAAAATGGTAATTTTGGCTTGGTTCCTTCACCTCTGCTCCATAGAGTCTCCAAGCCAATCCCCAATCTTTTGTCCAAATTTGCTCATTAAAATAGACCACATCGCAGCTGACACTAAGTGCACTTAATCTCTGTATAGCTAGTGGTTTGTTTTCCAACCATGATATTGAGAAACTAAAAACAAAGCCATTTGGCTAATTACCATATACTTGGTCTTGTTTTCAATTTAAAGGAAAAGATTGAAATAAGTAAGTCTGCACTTTTTGAACAATATATTCAGCTAGACGTTTAcaacatttgaatttattttctgtGACACATGAGGTGTATAACTTGGAATACACATGATTAAAATGTTGGTCTTAAAATTTGGTGTTGTGTCTCAGTCTAGGCAATGCAGTGTTCCTGCTGGCCCATATCGCAACAGAGGGGTTGCTGGGAATCGATTCCGGTGTATTCCCATGGACCACCGCACATCTCGTAGTATCCGTGGACCTGGAACGGTGGAATAAATGTTAATTTaggattgcgagagagagagagaaagaacgaatCTAATAATAGACAAAAATAAGTTTGAGGTTTACGGCACAACATTCGACTTACGTAAGAGTTGTGGATCCAGAAGAAGAAATGACGGTAAAGTTCGTGACAGAATGCCTGACCAACTGTATCTTCGCCCATCGTAGCCCAAAGATCTAAGTTGCTTGTGTCTTGGTTCAGCTGCGAATGGATATACAGGTTTAGTGGTATAACTGCTGATAGAAAGTTTGAGTATTGAAGGGTCGTAACCGGTAATACTAATCTTAAATTAGTTACCCTTAAAGAAGTACTTGAAAGTTTGCGTTTTCTTTGAAGAATGTTTCAGAGAAAATGGTCATTTTAAAACTGTGACTCTCGTAGAATCTCACCTCAGTGACGCAGCGGTTCTTGCACTGCTTGTGGCTTTCACAGGAGTCGATTGGCACAGGCGCGAGTTCGTAGACCATGTATTCGTTGTGAGGAGAGGAAACGAACAGGGCACATCTACATGTTGCAGGTTCGTCGGACCTGCATAAGCGAAAAGATGAATGAAAAGTGGTGTAGTTATGAACGACGAAGCCGTCCTTGgccaaaacaaaatgttttgtagcAGATTATCATGAAGGCTGATGCCATGTTTCGTAAGAAGACATTATGTGAAACTTAGAATATGCATTAGATGTCAGTGTGCTATGCAACTTTAAGTAGATGTTGTAATGATTAATTgtgatatgtataaaatattcagTGCCAGCCTCTTGAGTAGTGTCATAACAGCAATATTGATTATCCGAAActgtttctgtatgtaaaactttaaGACTGCCAGCTGGTATTAGAGCTGACTTGGTGTACGCCATCTGTTCCCATAATGATACCAATTTggtttagtttaaaaaaataagtctGAATCTTATCCAGTGTAGGAAACATGTCAGAAGCCTCGTGTCACTtggtgtaaaataaaaatatggcccAGACGTCTGAGTTACGTTTTAAAGAGTTACCCGGAGTACCGGGACAAAAGAAGAAGGTTGATGACAACTTTACCTGACGTAGGCGACGCCACAGAGCGCGAGGAGGGACAACAGAGCAAACTTCATCTTTGAGGCTTGATTGGCTGGTTGCTGGACGCATCTCCCTTTGGGAGCCTTCTTATATGGACTGCAAGAGGTTGtgttatgtaatctctctctctctctctctctctctctctctctctctctctctctctctctctctcagagctttcGATAAGTTGTAAAACTGCACATGTTACAGATTACGTGGCCATTTGAATGTTATGTAATGTGGTTTGACGCACAGTTCCTAAATATTTTTGACAggagtgttttatttttaaagcacCTGATGAAAGAGacattggtgagagagagagagagagagagagagagagagagagagagagagagagagagagagagagagagagagacgttacctAACTTCCTCACCCGATAAAAGGAGGCCAAGACTTACCCTCGGTCCACACTGGCCCCAAATCAGGTCTCGAAGATGAAGTTCTCTGTAGGGTGTCTCCTGGTCCTCTTCTGCGTCGCCTTCGTCAGGTAGGTCCTCGAGGTTTGAAAAATTCTTTGCTATAAATCTATAGTCAATTCGTCCCCGTCAGGGGCAGTGCCatctgtgcacctcatgcggtgcactgtaggtatcacttaagggtctttgcagcgttccttcggcccctagcttaaaactcttttcattccttttacagcacgtccgttcatattctctttcttcccgtTATAacatagtggaactgcgaggctttcctcctattacacctttcaaagtgACCTCATAAGTCGCAGAGTCTGtgttatattttactaatatgCAGATAGATTTTGTTCATGTTCACCTTATTCGTTACTGACTGAcgtgctctcttctctctcgtcttgtTGTGACGCCATTTTTAGTGATGAATCAATCAGCCCTCTTTTTCTGTCGACCCTGTTGCAGGTCAGACGAACCTGCGACCTGCAGATGCGCTGTGTTCGTGTCCTCTCCTCATAACGAGTACATGGTCTACCAGCTGGACCCTGTCACGATCGACAGTTGCGAGAGCCACAGCCAGTGCAAGAACCGCTGCGTCAAGGAGGTCtgctccccaacccccccacaccccctttaaaaaatttttcttttatttatttttctattttgtccaaCTGAACTGAACAACTTTTTAAGAGTTAAAACTTGCATATTTGAAAGTGTGCtttaaaaacctaaaaaataaaaacaacctccTTTTACCAATTAGCTTTCAAAATAACTAATAGTTTTATTTAACAATTAATTGGATTTTGAAAGTTAGGTTTAAGAACCTTGTTTTGAGAGGTCTGCCCCCCTTATTTTTGTATTCAATTGAACTGAACGAGTTCTTCCCCTATCAGAAAACCTTCAAAGCTTTTTGCCTTTTATACAAAAACTAATTTACTTCCTGTTTCTTTTATCAGTTAACTTTAGAAAAACTACGTTTTTTAATGTGTATGATaaaagctcataaaaacaccaaaagatacagaaaataagtcctatatttcagagactgtaccgtctgtctcttcaggtaggtgatgATTGAGAATGGTTACAGA
The Macrobrachium nipponense isolate FS-2020 chromosome 45, ASM1510439v2, whole genome shotgun sequence genome window above contains:
- the LOC135214101 gene encoding uncharacterized protein LOC135214101 — its product is MKFALLSLLALCGVAYVRSDEPATCRCALFVSSPHNEYMVYELAPVPIDSCESHKQCKNRCVTELNQDTSNLDLWATMGEDTVGQAFCHELYRHFFFWIHNSYVHGYYEMCGGPWEYTGIDSQQPLCCDMGQQEHCIA